One Ursus arctos isolate Adak ecotype North America unplaced genomic scaffold, UrsArc2.0 scaffold_37, whole genome shotgun sequence genomic window, CCCGAGGCCCTACTTGCTGGTGAGTGCCCACCGTGCCTGGGGCCTTCCTGGGGGACCTGCCCGGCTACTGCAGACAAAGGCCCTGTATTGCAACTTGCCGAAGGGAGGCCTTCTAGCTTcttgcctgggtggctgtcagggCGAagggggtggcagagctgggacctaGAGTGTTGTTGCAGAGGTCACCCCCCCGCCAGAGCTGCGGCTGCCAGCCCCACTCAGCCCAGAGGTGAGTAGTGCCCCTTCCaaactttctcctcctctttgccCTCCTCTCCCAGAGCCGTTCATCCATGTTCAGCTTCCCCAAGCCCTGGGCCACTGCTAGCCTACCCGGGCCTTTGCACAAATTGGTAAAAGGTGCCCCCTGCCCACCGTCCATTTTATCCAGCCTGCACTCCCCAGACGGGCCCCCCATGTGAGGTCAGAGCTGCACTCAGaggccctgccccagctcttTCCTGGGGTGCCTCTGGAGTGGGGATGTGGGGCCTGTTTTGCAGCCCACCCAGGTGACAGGAAAAGGAGTAATGGGTAGCCCTGCCCCCGCCTCCCCTCTCCATTCAGAGGCGGCGGCCCCCAGTGCCCCCATATCCTCCGCGTCCGCCtgctcgccgccgccgccgccgcttaCTGTTCTGGGACAAGGAGACTCAGATCTCCCGGGAGAAATTCCAGGAACAACTGCAAACCAGAGCCCACTGCTGGGAGTGTGTGAGTGCAGCCCAGGCTCTGAGGGCcatggagggaggcagggagggctgggggccatGTGTGCTGGGCCTTCTAAACTCTGGGGAGGCACCGGGAACGATCCCCAAAGTGCACGTGTTCCAGGTTTGCACAGAGACAACTCTCTGCGTTCCTTCAGTGACCCCACGTAGCACATGCCTGGGCACCACTTAGCAGCGGGcggggcaggcagaggcaggagcctgAGAGTTGGAAGGTCAGAGGCTTTGGAACAATTGTGAAGAAGTGGAAAAGGGGCAGTGAGGAGTCGCTCCCTCCTAACTGGGCttctgcctccccgcccccccccccccccccccccgccacgcaGCCAAAAGTGCAGCCTCCCGAGAGGACCATCAAGAGCCCCACGGAGCTATTCCAAACCCCAACTCACTGTAAGGAGTGGTGGGAGTTGGCATGTGGGGTATTCTGAACCCACAGTCCTCTGTCTTGGTGTTCCTCACGCCTCAAACCCCATCCTTGCCGCCCCTCCCTCCGCAGCTGTCTGGCTGCCCCCAGAACTGCTGGCTCTCTGGACCCACTGTGCCCAGCCACCCCCAGAAGCGCTCAGGCGAAGGCCACCCCTGGAGCCTGAGGAGGAGGCTGAGAGGGAGGTGGCAgctgaggaggaaaggaggatggAAACTCTGAGCGATATCGAGGTaactgccccctcctcctccctcggGAGCCGGCCCGCTTTGCCGGAGTTCCAGCAGGCTGCCTTCTGCCCACCCAAGCCAGTGGTGACAGGTCCTGTCCCCGAGCGTAGACTGGTACAGGGCCAGGACGGTGTCACCCTGCCCCAGGTGCTTCTGTGACGCTCAGGGGCTTAGTTCTCGCTCTCCCATCCCCAGGTCCCGAGAGAGGCCCAGGAGCCCAGCGGGCCCCTCATGCTGTCTTCAGGTAGGCacctggagaggggagagggccaCCACCCCAGCCACTGTCCCAGGGAATGGGTACCCTTACTGCTGACGGATTTTACTAGAGGAAGCATTTAACACAAGGAAGTCTAGACCTCTTCAGTCCTCCTACCTGGGTCCTTCTCGCAAGTCACTGCACAGCTGTGGCATCTGGTTCAACCAGCGGGCCTCAAGGTCCCGACCACTCCTATCTCAGCAGACCCACTCAGGCCCTTCCCCTACCCCCAACAGAGATCTCTCTAGAAGCGGTGGAGGAAGAGAAGACCCGCATCAGCCTCATCCCCCCAGAAGAACGGTGGTAAGCCTCCAGCCCAGGTGAACTCGGGGTGTGGCCCTCGTCAGTGTCACAGCTGCCGCCTTCCCCAACCCCCTGACCCGTGTGTcctcccagggcctgggctgAGGTGGAGCAGCTAGAGCCCCCTGCACTGCCTGCGGTGCCCGAGGTCCCGGAAATGCCCCTGGAGTTGCCTGCGGCGCTGCCCCTGGAGCCCGAGCTGCTGTCGCTGGAGGCTGTGTACAGGTACTGCGGAGAGGGTGCCCCGGAGGGGTGGGCCCGCACTGGGACTCCAGCCAACCGCTCCCGATCCCTCCAGGGCGGTGGCCCAGGAGCTGCAGGccggcagggagcccgatttcaGCAGCCTGGTGCCCCCCCTCAGCCCCCGCCGGATGGCCGCCCGGGTCTTCTACCTGCTCCTGGGTGAGTGTGGGCAAGTGTGCGCATTGGGGGGGCGAGGACACAGGCCAGAGGCCGCCATGGAGACTCCCCCTGACCGGCCCCGTCTTCTTCTCCGACCAGTGCTCGCAGGGCAGCAGATCCTCCGCCTGGAACAAGACCAGCCGTACGGGCGCCTCCTGATCCGGCTGGGACCCCGATTCCACTGTGGTTAGAACTGATTGCCAAGGCTGCCGGGAGATCGGCCCCATTAAAGCCCGTGTTGCCTGCCTCAATTCCGAACCTGTATCTCGATGCTTCCTGCTCTCGGGGCTACTGTTCAAGCAGAAACTGGACTGCCTTTATTAGGGGAGGATGTCAGGACTCCATTTGTATTGTTCCACAGCGTAACAGATCAGCCCCAGGGACACCCCTGTAAGGCAGCAAACGGGGCTGAGACTGCAAGTGGGTGTGAGGCCCAGAATCTTTGGTAAGGCGCGAGCTGAAACTGGGCTGAGAGGTGGTCTTGGGGCCTGGGCAGGCTCTGCTCTCTCTGGCCCGGCTGCAGCCCACAGTCTAGGGGAGGCCCAGGGCGGCCTGGAGTTCCCGAGCTTTGTCACCGGGCAGCGAGCCCAGGGCCGAGTGGAAGCTGTCGGTGTGCTGTCTGGCCAGGAACGTCAGGAGCAGCAGCAGTGCGGCCCTGGTgtctgggtggagagggagacATCGGGGAGGACTGGCCCCCAAATCCCTAGCTGGCCCGGGCCCTGTGCGCCGCGCTGCTCCCCACCTTGCCCTGGCCCTGCCCGCGCCCGCCGCCCTCACCTGGTGGGATCTTGCTCTCAGCCAGAACGAGGCTGCAGACGCGCAGGAGCTCAGGAGCCACGTCGACCACCTGCGGGGGGAGAAAGCCTGACTCGGTGCCGGCGGCCCTTGGCCCGAGGGGAGGCAGGGTCTCTCGGCAGCGATACCTCTCGCATCCTACTGTTTCACATCCACGACAACTGGGAAACCCAAGAAGGACCCATGGAACACGGTGGGAgtaattttttttgaaggagaCAGATGGTGACCAAAAGAAGCCCAGACACTCGGGAGGCGCGCCAACGCGACGGTCTCTAACGGTGCAGGGCAGAGGTGGGCGACCCGGGAGCACGGGAACACGAGTCCACCCCTCGCTGGTTGGCGAGGACGAACCGCATTCAGGAAGCAGAGCTGCTGTGACTGGAAGGGACGGGGGTGGCGCAGAGGTGCCCACGCTCCGTGGAACACAGCGTGAAGGAGCCCGGGTACAGGACGTCAGTCCAGGGAAGCAGGGACTTCTGGCTCACACCAGAGGGtgcagaaggccagggaggatgaaGCCCCCCTGGGGAAAAACGCTGCGTGGTGACAGGAGGCCCCTCCGCTGCAGTTACTGCCCGGCTGCCGACCCTTGCATGACAAAGGCACGTCCAAGGGCAGTTTAGACTGTGACTCTGCGTCAGTTACAAGGGAGACCAACCCTGCCTCTGACCGGGGCATCAAGCTCCCCCCTGAGTTACCTGGTCGGGGCTGCTCTGGTACAGGAAGCTGAAGAGGCGCCCCATGGTGACCCACTCCTCCAAGTCGTCCTTCAGCGGCAGGGCGTGCAGCAGGGCCGCTAGCACCTGGACGCACAGACGCCTCAGGCCCCTtgctctgctcccaccccctgcccccagccccagcccctgcccccatccctcaCCTGGGGTTCCGGTTTCCTTGTGGGACTGGCCATCAGCAGGCGGGCCAGAGCTCCACAGATGTTGTCGCGGACGCGATCGTGGCGCTCCCGTGCCAGGAGGGGCAACAGAAGCCCCAGCAGCTTGGGGAAGTATCTGGTTCCACAGTCAAGGCACAGGCCCACAGACAGACCTCTCCCATCAAGCCCCAGGGCtgctctccccccgcccccgcccccccccctcccccggcacgCGGAGGATACTCCTGAGCAGGGTGGCCCCCGTGCTCCGCCAGCACGCCCAGCCCGAAGATGGCATTGCTCCGCACCTCGGGGTCGGCCTCCCGGGCGCTGCTCAACAGCACGGGGAGCAGCCGAGACACGAACTGGGCTGAGGCGCTGCCCAGGCCCTGAATGGACTCTGCCAGCGTCCCCACGGCAAAGGACTTCTCTGCCACCGTGCAGCCCTGTTtctggtggggggaggagtgCAAGGCAGGCTGGGACTGGGAATGCGTCGGGGGCTGGGCACAGGGCGCACGGGCGGGATGGGGTTCGAAGCCAGGGTGCAGGGCACTCACCGTCTTGCACAGCAGCAATGGCAAGAAGCTGGCAAAGAAGGGGGCAAAGGCGTCTCCCCCCGCTGCGGCGGCCAGGGCAGGGATGGCCTCTCCGGCGTGCTCTAGCAACATGGCATCGTACTCGGCCTgcggggccagggcaggggctaGAGCAGCGGGCTAGCTCTGCGAACAGGGGCACCTCCGGGATGCCCTGCCACCACCACAGGTGGTCCCCAGGACTGGCCCCTTCCAGGCTGGGCTCGTGGGAAGCCCGGCTTTTTCTCCTGGCGCGCCCAGTCTCCCctctcgatcccagggccccacgCCCCGACCCCCGCCTGcagaaagcctttcctgacccGCCGCCGGCTTCGTGggagcagagccgcatccgtcaGAGCCATTACCAACCTTCCAGCAGCCCCGGCTCCCTAGGCCAAGCCCAGGTACGCTGCGGACACCCCGGACAGCCTGGCCCCGCAGTGGGCGTCCGTAGCTCTCacctgttcttcctcctcctcctcctcctcgtcagTGTCCTGACAGGCTGTCTGCGGGACGAGAGTTCAGCTGGGCCCGGGCTCTCCCGCCCCTTCTCTCCGCgccggggaggagggggaaggcgGGCCTGTAGCCCCCGACCCTCCCTGCTCGGGCCGGCCCCCTCCTCGCCCCGCAGCCCGCCTGCCCTGCGCACCTTCCGCTGCAGCACGGCCTTGAGCACGCCGCAGAGCTCGGCGAGACGCCCGGGGGGCTGCAGCGCGAGGGGCCCGCAGGCGCGCAGCACCCCCGTCAGCGCCTCGAGCACGGCCATCACCACCTGGCGCTCCCGCTCGCCGCTCACCGCCTGCATGTAGGACGGCACCACCCGGGCCAGGGCGGCCTGCAGAGCTGGGGACATCATTGGCTGAGGCCCCGGTCAGGCCCTGCCTCCCCCGCCGTCCCCGCAGGCCCCACCCCCTCTCACCTGCGGTGCTGGGTTCCGAGGGGCAGCTCTGACCGGCCTGGTGCAGCGCACAGCAGAACTGGCCCAGGGCCTCGTGGGCTGCCTTCCGCACGTTCAGGTGAGGGCACTGCGGGCGGGACGGGCTGCCGTGGTCATGGCCGCCGCGGGGCCACTGGCCTGAGCACCCCTCTcgctccctcccccgccctctcACCTCCAGCAGCTTGAACACTTCTTCGAAGACGCTCTCCATGTAGGGAAGGAAGGCCACactgtggacacacacacagccGTGGGGGAGGAGCTCCCAGGCGGGGTCCCCAGTGTCGGGAAAGGGCCGAGGCTCACCTGGCGTTCACAGAGATCTCCCCCAGAGCAGCACAGGCGTCTTCCTTCTCGTCAAAGAAGGCGTTCTCCACGCTGTACCTATAGCAAGGGGGAGGCGGCAGTGATCCGGCCCCAGGGGGGCAGGGCCGGCATGGGGCCCTCGCCCAAAGCCAGGGTTCCCCTGACTAGAACGGCACTCCTCCGCACCCTGAGATCTCGGagtcatcctcctcttcctcgtcCTTGTCCATgagctcctcctcttcctccccgcCGCTCTCGTCGTCAAACAGAAGGAAGGAGCTGCTTCCGTCATACTGAGGCTGGGCAGAGGGGGCGCGGCAGGGACCCGGCTCAGCCACATCCAGGAGACGAATGCCACCCCGGGGCTGCCCTTCCCCCAGTCACCCAGCCCACCCGCTCTGCTCACCACAATGCCCTCAGTGGAACGCAGCGACAACAGCATGAGTGTGGTGATTTGTGGCAGGTGGGGCGCCAGGCCCTCACGCATGAGCCCCGATAAGGCTGCGAACAGGCTGTACCTGGTGGAGGCAGGTGGAAGCCGTCCGGTCCCGCCCGCCAGAGCCAGACAGAACGGGGAAGCCCACCGTCCAGAACCAGAGGACCGGGTTCCGAGCTCAGGGCTGCGGATCCAGTGGGCGGGCAGGAGgcgtggggcaggggcagggtgggggctcaCTCACGTGCAGCGCCGCAAGTCAGGGTCGTCTACCTGGTCACAcaggcccagccccagctggCAGCACTCCTCAGCCAGGGGCCTCATGGGCTCCCCCACTGCTCGAGCCAGCACCCCCAGCGTCTCTGTGGGGGCAAAGGCTTGGTTAGTACTAGGATGCGACATAAGCCAGAGGGGCGCAAGGCCAAAGCCTGGGGGACCAAAGACGGTGGCTGGGGGGTAATTCCGGAATCCCACCGCGCCTAGAAAGCGGTGGGAAGAGCGCCTCCTTTGATCAGAAGATAGCTGTGCTGCCCTGGGGGATGGATCTCCATGAACACCTCAGCCCCTACCCGGCACTGGGAACCCTGCCTGTGCCCCTCACTCACCCAGGCTCTGGATCTGCACAGGCTGGAGGTCCTCGTGGCCCGTCAGCAGGAACTCCCGCAGGTGCTCCATAATGGTGGGGAAGTAGGGCAGCAGGGAGGCCTGGGCAGCTGTGGCTGTGGGGTGGAAGGACCGAATCAGAGCTGGAGGGGGACCGCCTGCCACAGGCTCCCTGGGGAAACCCAGTCcgtgcctcctcctcctcaccgATGGCCCCCAGGGCGCTCACGGCCAGCTCCTTGGCCCGGGGGCTGCTGGGATTCCTCAGAGGCTGCAGCATACACTCCATCAGCTCCGGAAGGTAGGGCTGCACCTTAGGCCCTGTGGGAAAGGGCAAGCCTCTAACACCCGGTCCCGGTCTCCTACATTCTGGGGGCCTCCCGGCCTCTAGGCTGACCTCGAACATCCAGCCTGGGGCTCCTTGGGAGCCTGCCACgctcctctccccactgcagACAGCGGTTCGGGGAGCGGGGGGTTGCGCGTCCCACCCCCTTCATCCAAAGCTacagctctgtcccctccctcccgtGCCCCAGCGCCATCACCTACCTAGGTTCTCCACGAAATTCTCCAGGGCGTAGCAGGCCTTGGCGAGGTGGTTTGTGTGCCCGAGAGGCACTGACTTCAGGTAGGCGAGGAGCAGTGGCATCACCTCCCCCGAATAGCtgctgatgtggggctgggggaggggaaagggggccCCGGGTCAGCCGGCCAGGGGTGTGCCCTCAAAGCAGCCCCCTAAGTGCCAGCGGCGGCAGGGATGGCTGAAGAGATGAAGCTGAGGGGAAGCTGGCCCCGGGGACGGCCGCCCACGTTCAGTCTCACTGACCTGGAGGTTCTCCGAGAACTGGCCCAAGGCGAACAGCGCAGCATTGCGTACAACCTGTGAGGGGTCCTCCAGGCCCTTGCACACGATCTGCAGCAGCGGGGGCAGCAGCCTGGGTGGGCGGAAGCAGACAGTGCAGTCTGAGGGGCAGGGCCAGAAAGCCCTAGGCTGAgcccttctcctcctttccccaggGAGACCAGGGAAATGTCACCAGATGGGACGAACCACCCCTTGGTTCTAGAGCTGAGGTGGCCGTTTCAATTATCTTTCAAACCCAGGCACTCGAGACTGAGGGGAAACACGCTTGAAAATTGAGCTCCAACAACAAGCAGAGACCAGGACTGTCACGGGCCGTGTGCTGGTCCTCCCCGCGGCCCACCCTCACTCCAGGACACAGGAACAGACACCTCTGTCTGATGTGGTCCCCAGCTCCATCGGACAGCACAGCCAGCACCAGCAGCCCAGCCTTGCGCTGGTACGGTCTCTCACTCCTCAAGGCCTCTTCCAGCATAGGCATCTAGGGGAACGGATAGTACGCCCCTGAAACCCTGGTCCAAGTCTGCCCATTCCTGCGGCAACTGGCCCGCCACACGTGCCAGGGCCCAAATATCCTCAGTGGTAGGAAACTAGGCACgccgggggacaggggcaccagAAGGACAGAGAACACTTACCAGCAAGGGACAGAGCTTCTCGGGGGGCAAATGTAGTGCCAGCATGTCTACAACCTGAAAAGACGACAGGAAGACTTTGCTGGAACCCATCTCTGCCCCATAGCGACCTAAtgccctgcccctacccctgtcGCACATCCCACCTGTACAGCAAAGTGCTTGGGGGTCTCTCCCACCAGCCCAATCTCCAGCTCTTCCTCTTCCGAATCCTGGTCCTCAGGATCCAGCTGGCCCAGGGCAGGCTCGGCAGCCATAATGGGGAAAAGGGTATGTAGTAAGGGCGGCAGGAGACGATTCTTCAGTAAGGCCTTGAGAGGGAAGGTGGAACCGTGTCCCTGAGAATCTGCTCCCGAGATGGACTCATATTAAAAATTCCAgccttgggcgcctgggtggctcagtcggttaagcgtctgactcttgatttcggctcaggtcatgatatcagggtcatgggattaagcctcgcgtcgggctccatactcagtggggaatctgcttgagattctctcttcccctccctctgtccctccccctgctcgtgcgcacatggctctctctctaaaacaagtaagtcttaaaaaaaaagaaaaaaattccagccTCCTAGGCCACAAAGGGTCCAGCAGGAGATTCCCAAACTCCCAGCCGGGAGCTGGGGTGAGGCCATATCAAGTCTTGAATACTTAAAGATACCCCTGAGATGAACAAAATGTCCCAGGACTGAGACGAAGGATGGAAATGGGGGTGCAGTAATGTGCATCAGAGAGTACTCACCTTGCTCTTGACTTTAAccaagaaactgaggcagcagaGAATCCGTGCACGTATTGCGTCACCTAGAGCCACATTGCTAGCCACCTGCCCAGAGAGTAACTTGAATCAGAGACAGGCAAGGAAACTCCCAGCAAAACAAGCAGTAGAGGCCGTGGCCATCCCCCGCTCACCTCCAGGCAGAATGTGAGGACCTCAGAGAGGTGGGAGGTGATGATGGGCACCTCTGACTCCAGCAATTCATCCAGGGCCTCCACAGCCTCACAGGCCTTTGCCtgccagacagacagacaagtcACAGGGTTGCCATGCTCTTCTTCAGGGGACCAGGCCGTGTGCTCCTGTA contains:
- the REC8 gene encoding meiotic recombination protein REC8 homolog — protein: MFYYPNVLQRHTGCFATIWLAATRGSRLVKREYLKVNVVKTCEEILDYVLVRVQPPLPGLPRPRFSLYLSAQLQIGVIRVYSQQCQYLVEDIQHILERLYRAQRQIRIDMVETELPSLLLPNRLAMMETLEDAPDPFFGMMSVAPTLPSPFSIPQIRQLLEAAIPERVLEEVPPEVPVEPRKPDRVPVTVLPPEAITLREAEPIRMLPIEGERDLPEVSRRELDLLIAEEDEAILLEERERRARLAPDEYKEEPRAPEGVTVVPPLSPPAVAPEEGVAEPLLVLAPEEVKPVGWEPEALLAEVTPPPELRLPAPLSPERRRPPVPPYPPRPPARRRRRRLLFWDKETQISREKFQEQLQTRAHCWECPKVQPPERTIKSPTELFQTPTHSVWLPPELLALWTHCAQPPPEALRRRPPLEPEEEAEREVAAEEERRMETLSDIEVPREAQEPSGPLMLSSEISLEAVEEEKTRISLIPPEERWAWAEVEQLEPPALPAVPEVPEMPLELPAALPLEPELLSLEAVYRAVAQELQAGREPDFSSLVPPLSPRRMAARVFYLLLVLAGQQILRLEQDQPYGRLLIRLGPRFHCG
- the IPO4 gene encoding importin-4, producing the protein MEPTGLEQILRELLLPDTERIRRATEQLRTALRDPAALPALCDLLASAADPQIRQFAAVLTRRRLSTRWRRLAAEHRESLKSLVLTALQRETEHSVSLSLAQLSATIFRKEGLEAWPQLMQLLQHSTHSPHIPEREMGLLLLSVVVSSWPEAFQPHHRELLRLLNETLGEVGSPGLLFYSLRTLTTVAPYLGTDDVPLARVLVPKLIVAMKTLIPIDEAKACEAVEALDELLESEVPIITSHLSEVLTFCLEVASNVALGDAIRARILCCLSFLVKVKSKALLKNRLLPPLLHTLFPIMAAEPALGQLDPEDQDSEEEELEIGLVGETPKHFAVQVVDMLALHLPPEKLCPLLMPMLEEALRSERPYQRKAGLLVLAVLSDGAGDHIRQRLLPPLLQIVCKGLEDPSQVVRNAALFALGQFSENLQPHISSYSGEVMPLLLAYLKSVPLGHTNHLAKACYALENFVENLGPKVQPYLPELMECMLQPLRNPSSPRAKELAVSALGAIATAAQASLLPYFPTIMEHLREFLLTGHEDLQPVQIQSLETLGVLARAVGEPMRPLAEECCQLGLGLCDQVDDPDLRRCTYSLFAALSGLMREGLAPHLPQITTLMLLSLRSTEGIVPQYDGSSSFLLFDDESGGEEEEELMDKDEEEEDDSEISGYSVENAFFDEKEDACAALGEISVNASVAFLPYMESVFEEVFKLLECPHLNVRKAAHEALGQFCCALHQAGQSCPSEPSTAALQAALARVVPSYMQAVSGERERQVVMAVLEALTGVLRACGPLALQPPGRLAELCGVLKAVLQRKTACQDTDEEEEEEEEQAEYDAMLLEHAGEAIPALAAAAGGDAFAPFFASFLPLLLCKTKQGCTVAEKSFAVGTLAESIQGLGSASAQFVSRLLPVLLSSAREADPEVRSNAIFGLGVLAEHGGHPAQEYFPKLLGLLLPLLARERHDRVRDNICGALARLLMASPTRKPEPQVLAALLHALPLKDDLEEWVTMGRLFSFLYQSSPDQVVDVAPELLRVCSLVLAESKIPPDTRAALLLLLTFLARQHTDSFHSALGSLPGDKARELQAALGLP